A window of Brevibacterium ihuae contains these coding sequences:
- a CDS encoding GlxA family transcriptional regulator: protein MRIGLIAIDGCFGSAIASIIDIVRVADGARGDVDPRIDPIELAILGPKRRVTTTASMTLSVDHPLSESREFDVVVVPALGTLTAAATNDALQSRDARSVIASLGRLDEATTRIAAACTGVFAVAETGRMHHRRATTSWFLGPEFLKRYPTVALDLDTMVVADGNLVTAGAAFAHIDLALSLVRSISPDLAQHVAKLLIIDERPSQAAFVAYEHLRHEDPIVVEFERFVRARLDEPFNVAFVAQSLGTSRRTLERRVRAALNLTPLGFVQRLRIERARHLSATTDLTSAEIALRVGYANAETLRSLLRRERRRS, encoded by the coding sequence ATGCGTATCGGACTGATCGCGATCGACGGCTGCTTCGGTTCGGCTATCGCGTCGATCATCGACATCGTGCGGGTGGCAGACGGAGCCCGCGGCGATGTCGACCCGCGGATCGACCCGATCGAACTCGCCATCCTCGGACCGAAACGGCGAGTGACCACGACGGCATCGATGACCCTGTCGGTGGACCACCCGCTGTCGGAGTCCAGAGAGTTCGACGTGGTCGTCGTCCCTGCGCTTGGAACCCTCACGGCCGCCGCTACCAACGACGCCCTCCAGAGCCGAGATGCTCGTTCGGTCATCGCCTCGCTCGGGCGCCTCGACGAGGCGACCACCCGGATCGCCGCGGCGTGCACCGGCGTGTTCGCCGTCGCCGAGACCGGACGGATGCATCATCGGAGGGCGACGACCAGCTGGTTCCTGGGGCCGGAGTTCCTGAAGCGCTATCCGACCGTCGCCCTCGATCTCGACACCATGGTCGTGGCCGACGGGAACCTCGTCACCGCCGGCGCCGCGTTCGCCCACATCGACCTCGCGCTCTCACTCGTGCGATCGATCAGCCCCGACCTGGCCCAACATGTCGCCAAGCTCCTCATCATCGACGAGCGCCCGTCGCAGGCGGCCTTCGTCGCCTACGAACATCTCCGGCACGAGGACCCGATCGTCGTCGAGTTCGAACGCTTCGTGCGCGCCCGCCTGGACGAACCGTTCAACGTCGCCTTCGTCGCGCAGTCGCTCGGCACCAGCCGGCGTACCCTCGAACGACGAGTCCGTGCGGCGCTCAACCTTACTCCGCTCGGCTTCGTCCAACGGCTTCGCATCGAACGAGCTCGGCACCTCTCAGCAACCACGGACCTCACCTCCGCCGAGATCGCGCTACGGGTCGGCTACGCGAACGCCGAGACTCTGCGCTCCCTCCTGCGCAGGGAGCGACGCCGTTCCTGA
- a CDS encoding GlcG/HbpS family heme-binding protein: MDDAKRVIAAAEAESSTQGQPSNIAVVDAGGNLVAHVRMDGAWLGSIDISINKAFTARAFDTATKDLGDLAQPGEQFYGINASNDGRVMIFAGGIPLERDGQVVGAVGVSGGTGVQDQAVAEAAASAF; this comes from the coding sequence TTGGACGACGCCAAACGTGTCATCGCGGCAGCAGAAGCTGAATCCAGCACGCAGGGCCAGCCCAGTAACATCGCCGTCGTCGATGCCGGCGGCAATCTCGTCGCTCACGTACGGATGGACGGAGCGTGGCTGGGCAGCATCGACATCTCGATCAACAAAGCTTTCACGGCCCGAGCGTTCGACACAGCCACCAAAGACCTCGGCGACCTCGCCCAACCCGGTGAGCAGTTCTACGGCATCAACGCCTCCAACGACGGTCGGGTGATGATCTTCGCCGGTGGCATCCCGCTCGAGCGCGACGGCCAGGTCGTCGGCGCCGTCGGCGTCAGCGGAGGAACCGGCGTCCAAGACCAGGCCGTCGCCGAAGCCGCCGCCAGCGCCTTCTGA
- a CDS encoding aldo/keto reductase: MTLTPLADTDLRIHPLNLGGNPFGWGADREMSFAVLDAYAAAGGNFIDTADMYSCWVEGNSGGESEEIIGAWMAERGNRDDMVIATKVGMLDGRATLDPANIRSCVEDSLRRLQTDRIDLYYAHQDDPDADQTAVAETFDALVRDGSVRYLGASNFSLDRLRSAQDIARENGLASYRVVQNRYNLVSREAYPAEYQDYLREQGMAMLPFASLASGFLTGKHIPGSKVDSVRGGAVAKYLEDPRATEALGVVQEIACDHVAKTTAVALAWQLSHDTIPSTIASARTPDQLDDLFAGTALELSAEEIDRLSAVWS; this comes from the coding sequence ATGACTCTCACCCCTCTCGCGGACACCGACCTCCGCATCCATCCCCTCAACCTCGGCGGAAACCCCTTCGGCTGGGGTGCGGACCGGGAGATGAGCTTCGCGGTCCTCGACGCCTACGCCGCGGCCGGCGGCAACTTCATCGACACCGCGGACATGTACTCGTGCTGGGTCGAGGGCAACTCCGGCGGTGAGAGCGAGGAGATCATCGGCGCGTGGATGGCCGAGCGCGGCAACCGCGACGACATGGTCATCGCGACCAAGGTCGGGATGCTCGACGGGCGGGCCACCCTCGACCCCGCGAACATCCGCTCCTGCGTCGAGGACTCCCTGCGCCGCTTGCAGACCGACCGGATCGACCTCTACTACGCCCACCAGGACGACCCCGACGCCGACCAGACCGCCGTCGCGGAGACCTTCGACGCCCTCGTCCGCGATGGGAGCGTGCGGTACCTCGGCGCCTCGAACTTCTCTCTCGACCGGTTGCGGAGCGCCCAGGACATCGCCCGGGAGAACGGACTCGCCTCCTACCGGGTCGTGCAGAACCGCTACAACCTCGTGTCCCGCGAGGCCTACCCGGCGGAGTACCAGGACTACCTCCGCGAGCAGGGCATGGCCATGCTGCCGTTCGCCTCGCTCGCCTCCGGGTTCCTCACCGGCAAGCACATCCCGGGATCGAAGGTCGACTCGGTGCGCGGCGGCGCCGTCGCGAAGTACCTCGAGGACCCGCGCGCCACGGAGGCGCTCGGCGTGGTCCAGGAGATCGCCTGCGACCACGTCGCGAAGACAACGGCGGTTGCGCTCGCGTGGCAGCTCAGCCACGACACCATCCCCTCGACCATCGCCTCGGCCCGCACGCCCGACCAGCTCGACGACCTGTTCGCCGGGACCGCGCTCGAGCTCTCGGCCGAGGAGATCGACCGGCTGAGCGCCGTGTGGTCGTGA
- a CDS encoding THUMP-like domain-containing protein: MDARTLARLLEPEVFARLADIDYRPAEELALASRLRAEGLEPEAAAALLAQAALRIEAEPKFGPFAVDMLFTRDGLAQATRLPVAAQHARRMLAARPRTLADLGCGLGADTMAFAGMDSSLEAIAAVEADEVTAALATFNLRHFDTVTVTHGRAEDHDLAGTDALWLDPARRALPGAGSGTSRARGTADAHGSTRRITDPEAFSPSLIWAFEAASGVRAAGIKLGPALDHALVPAGWEAQWVSHGGDVVEVALYAGDAIGRAGRNALVLDPRGPVEVHESEVPAEDEDGIGEIGEYLFEPDGALVRAGLVTALCEPLAVRRISKPIAYLTGDALPTGAGARLVRGYRIREVLPAGLKPLRRALVSRGIGQVVIKKRGADIVPDQVRRRLKLPAGDKATLVFTRLGENHVVLLTEPVDLG; this comes from the coding sequence ATGGATGCCCGCACTCTCGCCCGTCTGCTCGAACCCGAGGTGTTCGCCCGCCTCGCCGACATCGACTACCGGCCGGCCGAGGAGCTCGCCCTCGCATCCCGGCTCCGCGCCGAGGGCCTCGAGCCGGAGGCGGCGGCCGCGCTCCTCGCCCAGGCGGCGCTGCGGATCGAGGCCGAGCCGAAGTTCGGCCCCTTCGCCGTCGACATGCTCTTCACCCGCGACGGGCTCGCGCAGGCGACCCGGCTGCCCGTCGCCGCCCAACACGCCCGCCGGATGCTCGCCGCCCGGCCGCGCACGCTCGCCGACCTCGGGTGCGGCCTGGGGGCGGACACCATGGCGTTCGCCGGGATGGACAGCTCCCTCGAGGCGATCGCCGCGGTCGAGGCCGACGAGGTCACCGCCGCGCTCGCGACGTTCAACCTCCGCCACTTCGACACGGTCACCGTCACGCACGGGCGCGCCGAGGACCACGACCTCGCCGGCACCGACGCGCTGTGGCTCGACCCCGCCCGGCGCGCGCTCCCCGGGGCCGGATCCGGCACCTCCCGGGCCCGCGGCACCGCGGACGCCCACGGCAGCACCCGGAGGATCACCGACCCCGAGGCCTTCTCCCCCTCGCTCATCTGGGCGTTCGAAGCCGCGTCCGGTGTCCGTGCGGCCGGCATCAAGCTCGGCCCGGCCCTCGATCACGCCCTGGTCCCCGCGGGCTGGGAGGCCCAGTGGGTGTCCCACGGCGGAGACGTCGTCGAGGTGGCGCTCTACGCCGGCGACGCGATCGGGCGCGCCGGGCGCAATGCCCTCGTGCTCGACCCGCGAGGTCCCGTCGAGGTCCACGAGTCGGAGGTCCCCGCCGAGGACGAGGACGGGATCGGGGAGATCGGCGAGTACCTCTTCGAGCCCGACGGCGCGCTCGTCCGCGCGGGTCTCGTCACGGCGCTCTGCGAGCCGCTCGCCGTCCGCCGGATCTCGAAGCCAATCGCGTATCTCACCGGGGACGCGCTGCCGACCGGTGCCGGGGCGCGGCTCGTCCGGGGCTACCGGATCCGCGAGGTGCTGCCCGCCGGCCTCAAGCCGCTGCGGCGGGCTCTCGTGTCCCGCGGGATCGGACAGGTCGTCATCAAGAAGCGCGGAGCCGACATCGTGCCCGATCAGGTGCGCCGCCGGCTCAAGCTGCCCGCAGGGGACAAGGCCACGCTCGTGTTCACCCGGCTCGGCGAGAACCACGTCGTCCTCCTCACCGAGCCGGTCGACCTCGGCTGA
- the tsaD gene encoding tRNA (adenosine(37)-N6)-threonylcarbamoyltransferase complex transferase subunit TsaD: MAGDAGPLVLGIESSCDETGVGIVRGRTLLTNTVASSMDEHVRFGGVVPEVASRAHVQAIGPAVSRALAEAGVGIADLDAIAVTAGPGLSGALLVGVSAAKGLAAATGLPLYGINHLAAHVAVDLVAEDSPGLRTPTIALLVSGGHTEILRIGDIVDDIELLGATIDDAAGEAFDKTARLLGLSYPGGPNISRAAAGALDGSGVPGDPAAVRFPRGLSTAPDLRDPERRYAFSFSGLKTAALRFVTAYEAETGDQSIRLADVAASFEEAVVDVLVAKTLLACADTGIDHVLLGGGVAANARLRDRLAERCAAQGVTLRVPPLALCTDNGAMVAALGAEIVSRGIAPSPFDFGVTSSLEAHDVLIA, translated from the coding sequence ATGGCCGGTGACGCCGGCCCGCTCGTCCTCGGCATCGAGTCCTCGTGCGACGAGACCGGGGTCGGGATCGTGCGCGGACGGACCCTGCTGACGAACACCGTGGCCTCGTCGATGGACGAGCACGTGCGATTCGGCGGCGTCGTCCCCGAGGTCGCGAGCCGTGCCCACGTGCAGGCGATCGGCCCGGCCGTGTCCCGTGCGCTCGCCGAGGCCGGGGTCGGCATCGCCGACCTCGATGCGATCGCCGTGACCGCCGGCCCCGGGCTCTCCGGCGCGCTCCTCGTCGGCGTCTCCGCGGCGAAGGGACTCGCCGCGGCCACCGGGCTCCCGCTCTACGGCATCAACCACCTCGCCGCCCATGTCGCCGTCGACCTCGTCGCCGAGGACTCGCCCGGGCTCCGCACCCCGACCATCGCGCTCCTCGTGTCCGGCGGCCACACCGAGATCCTCCGGATCGGCGACATCGTCGACGACATCGAGCTCCTCGGCGCCACCATCGACGACGCCGCTGGCGAGGCCTTCGACAAGACCGCTCGGCTCCTCGGGCTGAGCTATCCGGGCGGGCCGAACATCTCCCGCGCCGCCGCCGGAGCGCTCGACGGCAGCGGGGTGCCCGGTGATCCCGCCGCCGTGCGCTTCCCGCGCGGGCTGAGCACCGCGCCCGACCTCCGCGATCCCGAGCGCCGGTACGCGTTCTCCTTCTCGGGGCTCAAGACTGCGGCGCTGCGCTTCGTCACCGCGTACGAAGCGGAGACGGGTGACCAGAGCATCCGGCTCGCCGACGTCGCGGCGAGCTTCGAGGAGGCCGTCGTCGACGTGCTCGTCGCCAAGACCCTCCTCGCCTGCGCGGACACCGGGATCGACCACGTCCTGCTCGGCGGCGGGGTGGCGGCGAACGCCCGCCTGCGTGATCGCCTGGCCGAGCGCTGCGCCGCGCAGGGCGTCACCCTGCGCGTCCCGCCGCTCGCGCTCTGCACCGACAACGGCGCAATGGTCGCCGCGCTCGGTGCGGAGATCGTCTCCCGCGGCATCGCCCCCTCGCCGTTCGACTTCGGCGTCACCTCGTCCCTGGAGGCCCATGATGTCCTCATCGCCTGA
- a CDS encoding NUDIX domain-containing protein, with product MSSSPDTPDLGVPADRPVPPRRHRRSGDGWVETPDGRFWGKFGAAGLLIHDPERGVLLQHRVAWSAEGGTWGIPGGAIDAGETALAGAIRECHEEAGVPALDGTGVEVLDTHVLEKQGWSYTTVIARATTRLEEFVNDVESVELAWVPLAEVEDYLLHPGFENAWPHLRSVLERTA from the coding sequence ATGTCCTCATCGCCTGACACCCCGGACCTCGGCGTCCCCGCCGACCGGCCGGTGCCGCCGCGCCGTCACCGTCGCTCGGGCGACGGTTGGGTGGAGACGCCCGACGGCCGGTTCTGGGGGAAGTTCGGCGCCGCCGGGCTGCTCATCCACGATCCCGAGCGCGGCGTCCTGCTCCAGCACCGCGTCGCATGGTCGGCCGAGGGCGGCACCTGGGGCATCCCCGGGGGAGCGATCGACGCCGGGGAGACCGCGCTCGCGGGCGCGATCCGCGAATGCCACGAGGAGGCCGGCGTGCCCGCGCTCGACGGCACCGGGGTCGAGGTGCTCGACACCCACGTGCTCGAGAAGCAGGGCTGGAGCTACACGACGGTGATCGCGCGGGCGACCACCCGGCTCGAGGAGTTCGTCAACGACGTCGAGAGCGTCGAGCTCGCCTGGGTCCCGCTCGCCGAGGTCGAGGACTACCTCCTCCACCCCGGGTTCGAGAACGCCTGGCCCCACCTGCGGTCAGTGCTCGAACGCACCGCATAG
- a CDS encoding putative quinol monooxygenase — MSTPASLPYAFVAKIVAADGQHDAVADLLAGAVALANEEVGTIVWFAVRTHADTFWIFDAFPDEAARDAHANGAIVAALTDNQHLLGAAPEIMAADVLASKLP; from the coding sequence ATGTCCACACCCGCATCACTTCCGTATGCCTTCGTCGCCAAGATCGTCGCGGCCGATGGACAGCACGACGCGGTCGCCGATCTGCTCGCCGGCGCTGTCGCACTCGCCAACGAAGAAGTAGGAACGATTGTCTGGTTCGCGGTCAGGACCCACGCCGACACCTTCTGGATCTTCGATGCATTCCCCGACGAGGCCGCTCGCGACGCCCACGCCAACGGCGCCATCGTCGCAGCCCTGACGGACAATCAGCACCTCCTCGGCGCAGCACCCGAGATCATGGCGGCCGACGTCCTCGCGTCCAAGCTCCCGTAG
- a CDS encoding ISL3-like element ISPfr2 family transposase — protein MSDATPPAGFGRPDLTAFARLDGLGLSVTGQRLEPDRAVLACRVVEPDQWCRRCGSEGAARDTVIRRLAHEPLGWRPTVLEVVVRRYRCADCGHVWRQDTSTAAEPRAKLSRTGLRWALEGIVVAHLTVARVAEGLGVAWDTANNAVLAEGKRLLINDPMRFEGVKVIGVDEHVWRHTRRGDKYVTVIIDLTPVRDGAGPARLLDMVEGRSKAAFKTWLADRDDAFRDAVEVVAMDGFTGFKTAAAEEIPDAVTVMDPFHVVRLAGDALDRCRRRVQLAIHGHRGFRDDPLYKSRRTLHTGADLLTDTQSDRLRALFVDDAHVEVEATWGVYQRMIAAYRHEDRQRGRELMEKLITDLSAGVPKVLTELTTLGRTLEKRAADVLAYFERPGTSNGPTEALNGRLEHLRGSALGFRNLTNYIARSLLETGGFRPQLLHPRLG, from the coding sequence GTGTCCGACGCTACCCCGCCGGCCGGCTTCGGCCGCCCTGACCTGACCGCCTTCGCTCGACTCGACGGCCTCGGTCTGAGCGTGACCGGACAACGACTTGAACCGGATCGTGCGGTCCTCGCGTGCCGCGTGGTGGAACCAGATCAGTGGTGCCGACGGTGCGGCAGCGAAGGCGCTGCTCGTGACACCGTGATCCGGCGGTTGGCCCACGAGCCGCTGGGCTGGCGACCGACCGTGCTGGAAGTTGTAGTGCGCCGCTACCGCTGTGCCGACTGCGGACACGTGTGGCGCCAAGACACCAGCACCGCGGCGGAGCCACGTGCGAAGCTCTCGCGCACCGGGCTGCGGTGGGCGCTGGAAGGGATCGTGGTCGCACACCTCACCGTCGCCCGTGTCGCCGAGGGACTCGGGGTCGCGTGGGACACCGCCAACAACGCGGTCCTGGCTGAAGGCAAGCGGCTGCTGATCAACGACCCTATGCGGTTTGAGGGCGTGAAGGTCATTGGCGTCGATGAGCACGTCTGGCGCCACACCAGGCGTGGCGACAAGTACGTCACCGTGATCATCGACCTCACCCCGGTCCGCGATGGCGCCGGCCCAGCAAGGCTGCTGGACATGGTCGAGGGCCGGTCGAAGGCGGCGTTCAAGACCTGGCTCGCCGACCGCGACGACGCCTTCCGTGACGCGGTCGAGGTGGTCGCGATGGACGGCTTCACCGGGTTCAAGACCGCCGCTGCAGAGGAGATCCCGGACGCGGTCACGGTGATGGATCCCTTCCACGTCGTGCGCCTGGCCGGTGACGCCCTCGACAGGTGCCGGCGCCGGGTCCAACTCGCGATCCACGGGCACCGTGGGTTCAGGGACGACCCGCTCTACAAGTCGCGGCGCACGCTGCACACCGGCGCGGACCTGCTCACCGACACGCAGAGCGACAGGCTACGCGCGCTGTTCGTTGATGACGCTCACGTCGAGGTCGAGGCGACCTGGGGTGTTTACCAGCGCATGATCGCCGCCTATCGCCACGAGGACCGGCAACGTGGCCGCGAGCTCATGGAGAAGCTGATCACCGACCTCAGCGCCGGCGTCCCCAAGGTGCTCACCGAGCTCACCACCCTGGGCCGGACCCTGGAGAAGCGAGCCGCTGACGTGCTCGCCTACTTCGAACGACCCGGCACCAGCAACGGGCCGACCGAGGCGCTCAACGGACGGCTCGAACACCTGCGTGGCTCCGCACTCGGGTTCCGCAACCTGACCAACTACATCGCCCGAAGCCTGCTCGAGACCGGCGGCTTCAGACCCCAACTCCTACACCCCCGATTGGGATGA
- a CDS encoding glutamate--cysteine ligase, which translates to MVDFARSDRSTLGVEWELALVDSETLDLVPRASEVLDAVAADPGLENRVVGEMLTNTVEVVSGVHRTVGGIRGDLGSAVDDLRAITDDLGISLLSAGTHPFSRWADQQVTDKERYAELINRTQWWGRHMLIFGVHTHVGIDDRDKVLPIMGALLGYVPHLQAVSASSPFWAGENTAYASNRAMLFQQLPTAGLPYQFDSWTDYERYVADMLTTGVIDHLNEIRWDIRPSPGWGTIEVRVCDGMPTLDEVCAVTAFVQCLVDDFSDRLDRGETLPTMPDWFHVENKWRAARYGMEAIIIENAEARERVVTTVIAEEVERLAPVAERLECASELQDMLRFAEVGASYQRQVAEHERTGDLRAVARQLCEEFTGGLPR; encoded by the coding sequence ATGGTTGATTTCGCTCGCTCCGACCGCTCCACCCTGGGGGTGGAATGGGAGCTCGCCCTCGTCGATTCCGAGACCCTCGATCTGGTCCCCCGAGCGAGCGAGGTCCTCGACGCGGTGGCGGCGGATCCCGGGCTCGAGAACCGCGTCGTCGGCGAGATGCTGACGAACACCGTCGAGGTCGTGTCCGGCGTGCACCGGACGGTCGGCGGGATCCGCGGCGACCTCGGCAGCGCGGTGGACGATCTCCGCGCGATCACCGACGACCTCGGCATCTCCCTCCTCAGCGCCGGCACCCACCCGTTCTCCCGCTGGGCCGACCAGCAGGTCACCGACAAGGAGCGCTACGCCGAGCTCATCAACCGCACCCAGTGGTGGGGCCGGCACATGCTGATCTTCGGCGTCCACACGCATGTCGGCATCGACGACCGCGACAAGGTGCTGCCGATCATGGGCGCGCTCCTCGGCTACGTCCCCCACCTCCAGGCGGTGAGCGCCTCGTCCCCGTTCTGGGCCGGTGAGAACACCGCCTACGCCTCGAACCGGGCGATGCTGTTCCAGCAGCTGCCGACCGCCGGGCTGCCGTACCAGTTCGACTCCTGGACGGACTACGAGCGCTACGTCGCCGACATGCTCACCACCGGCGTCATCGACCACCTCAACGAGATCCGCTGGGACATCCGCCCCTCCCCCGGCTGGGGCACGATCGAGGTCCGGGTGTGCGACGGCATGCCCACCCTCGACGAGGTGTGCGCGGTGACCGCCTTCGTCCAGTGCCTCGTCGACGACTTCTCCGACCGCCTCGATCGCGGGGAGACCCTGCCGACCATGCCCGACTGGTTCCACGTCGAGAACAAGTGGCGGGCCGCGCGGTACGGCATGGAGGCGATCATCATCGAGAACGCCGAGGCACGGGAGCGCGTCGTCACCACCGTCATCGCGGAAGAGGTCGAGCGGCTCGCACCGGTCGCCGAGCGACTCGAGTGCGCCTCCGAGCTCCAGGACATGCTCCGCTTCGCCGAGGTCGGCGCAAGCTACCAGCGCCAGGTCGCCGAGCACGAGCGCACCGGGGACCTCCGGGCCGTGGCCCGGCAGCTCTGCGAGGAGTTCACCGGCGGCCTGCCGCGCTGA
- a CDS encoding sulfurtransferase, which yields MAREDHLITADRLAEELMSAAPPVLLDVRWTLGQPDGREDYAAGHLPGAHYVSLDEELADHGAADPTAGRHPLPSPAQFEQTVRRWGIDAGTPVVVYDDNAGLGAARAWWLLRWAGVGNVRLLDGGLGAWTAAGESLSTEEPPAPTESAFDIAPGSLPVLDADAVAERARTGLVLDARAPERYRGETEPLDPRAGHIPGALNAPATDNTDDSGRFLSDDELRARYGALGVPTGEGGRGDAEDGEGTEVGVYCGSGVTACHDAFVLSMIGAEAALYPASWSGWSNDPDRPVATGTEG from the coding sequence GTGGCCCGCGAAGACCACCTCATCACCGCCGACCGACTCGCCGAGGAGCTCATGAGCGCGGCACCGCCGGTGCTCCTCGACGTCCGCTGGACGCTGGGGCAGCCCGACGGTCGCGAGGACTACGCGGCCGGCCACCTGCCGGGAGCGCACTACGTCTCCCTCGACGAGGAGCTCGCCGACCACGGCGCCGCGGACCCGACCGCCGGGCGCCACCCGCTGCCGAGTCCCGCGCAGTTCGAGCAGACGGTGCGCCGCTGGGGAATCGACGCCGGCACCCCCGTCGTGGTCTACGACGACAACGCCGGCCTCGGCGCGGCCCGCGCGTGGTGGCTGCTCCGCTGGGCGGGCGTGGGCAATGTGCGCCTGCTCGACGGCGGGCTCGGTGCGTGGACCGCCGCGGGCGAGTCGCTGAGCACCGAGGAGCCCCCCGCGCCCACGGAGAGCGCCTTCGACATCGCTCCCGGCTCGCTCCCGGTGCTCGACGCGGACGCGGTGGCCGAACGGGCGCGCACCGGCCTCGTCCTCGATGCCCGCGCCCCCGAGCGCTACCGCGGCGAGACCGAGCCTCTCGACCCGCGGGCCGGCCACATCCCCGGTGCGCTCAACGCCCCGGCCACCGACAACACCGACGACTCCGGGCGCTTCCTCTCCGACGACGAGCTCCGCGCGCGGTACGGCGCACTCGGCGTGCCGACGGGCGAGGGCGGGCGCGGCGACGCCGAGGACGGCGAGGGCACCGAGGTCGGCGTGTACTGCGGATCCGGTGTGACCGCGTGCCACGACGCCTTCGTGCTCTCGATGATCGGCGCCGAGGCCGCGCTGTACCCGGCGAGCTGGTCGGGCTGGTCGAACGACCCCGACCGCCCCGTGGCCACCGGCACCGAGGGCTGA
- a CDS encoding glycoside hydrolase family 3 N-terminal domain-containing protein, producing MRMPVLAAAAVLALSGCTMSGPVGTSDGPAGSSSATAPTPGEDAPERIAPVSDFRPEAAEVVAGMDDQALAGAVVIGSYEGTDVAAGVRMVEDSALAGAIVMAYNLPENPTPEDVRTVTGALADASADRSWPVFLGVDQEGGPVSRLGTAALDMPPLMVHGAADDPEITTGAIQAQGVDLRDLGFTADFAPSADVTIGARDAAINVRSAGDDPDLVSRTVTAAISGYTDAGILSSAKHFPGHGSLTDDSHDTLPVSDRSVDEMADRDIAPFRAAVDAGVPMVMMGHIGLPGAEDTPATLNPHAYSELREVLGHDGVVVTDAMNMGAVPSDGAGGESVAAIAAGADLVLLPPDAETSADALRSALDSGELDRERLVEAAERVVAMQLWQEHASELAVTVDDPAERVDALADAALTVVAGECRIAEPVDAVAVVGGDRAAISDFTAIAEENGLAIDAGADTTVALSESAAADVVYGTQGPWRLTGSAAATVLAGYDDYAAGLGALARYLTGEIAAGGSLPVELDGVDAPDCG from the coding sequence ATGCGCATGCCCGTCCTCGCCGCCGCCGCGGTGCTCGCCCTCTCCGGCTGCACGATGAGCGGACCCGTCGGCACCTCGGACGGACCCGCCGGATCGAGCTCGGCCACCGCTCCGACCCCGGGGGAGGACGCACCCGAACGGATCGCCCCGGTGTCCGACTTCCGCCCGGAGGCCGCCGAGGTGGTCGCCGGGATGGACGACCAGGCGCTCGCCGGCGCCGTGGTCATCGGGTCCTACGAGGGCACCGACGTCGCCGCAGGCGTCCGGATGGTCGAGGACAGCGCGCTCGCCGGGGCGATCGTCATGGCCTACAACCTGCCGGAGAACCCCACCCCCGAGGACGTCCGCACCGTCACCGGAGCACTCGCCGACGCGAGCGCGGACCGCTCGTGGCCGGTGTTCCTCGGCGTCGATCAGGAGGGCGGGCCGGTCTCCCGGCTCGGCACCGCCGCTCTCGACATGCCCCCGCTCATGGTCCACGGCGCCGCCGACGACCCGGAGATCACCACCGGGGCGATCCAGGCCCAGGGCGTCGACCTCCGCGACCTCGGGTTCACCGCCGACTTCGCACCCTCCGCCGACGTCACGATCGGCGCCCGCGATGCCGCGATCAACGTGCGGTCCGCCGGCGACGATCCGGACCTCGTCTCCCGCACCGTGACGGCGGCGATCTCCGGGTACACCGATGCGGGCATCCTCTCCTCGGCCAAGCACTTCCCCGGCCACGGATCCCTCACCGACGACTCCCACGACACCCTGCCGGTCTCCGACCGCTCCGTCGACGAGATGGCCGACCGGGACATCGCACCGTTCCGCGCCGCGGTCGACGCCGGGGTCCCGATGGTGATGATGGGCCACATCGGGCTGCCCGGCGCGGAGGACACCCCGGCCACGCTCAACCCCCACGCGTACTCCGAGCTGCGCGAGGTCCTCGGCCACGACGGCGTCGTCGTCACCGATGCGATGAACATGGGTGCCGTGCCCTCCGACGGGGCGGGCGGCGAGTCCGTCGCGGCGATCGCCGCCGGCGCCGACCTCGTCCTCCTCCCGCCCGACGCCGAGACCTCGGCGGACGCCCTGCGCTCCGCGCTCGACTCCGGGGAGCTCGACCGGGAGCGGCTCGTCGAGGCGGCGGAGCGGGTGGTGGCGATGCAGCTGTGGCAGGAGCACGCCTCCGAGCTCGCGGTCACCGTCGACGACCCCGCCGAGAGGGTCGATGCGCTCGCCGACGCCGCCCTCACCGTGGTCGCCGGGGAGTGCCGGATCGCCGAACCGGTGGATGCGGTCGCGGTGGTCGGCGGCGACCGGGCGGCGATCTCGGACTTCACCGCGATCGCCGAGGAGAACGGCCTCGCCATCGATGCCGGTGCCGACACCACCGTGGCGCTGAGCGAGAGCGCGGCCGCCGATGTCGTCTACGGCACGCAGGGTCCGTGGCGCCTCACCGGCAGCGCCGCGGCGACGGTGCTCGCCGGCTACGACGACTACGCGGCCGGACTCGGTGCGCTCGCCCGCTACCTCACCGGGGAGATCGCCGCCGGGGGCTCACTGCCCGTCGAGCTCGACGGGGTGGACGCTCCGGACTGCGGCTGA